One region of Heliomicrobium undosum genomic DNA includes:
- a CDS encoding radical SAM protein yields the protein MRQERPDQLTAAVNLWQHCNFNCSFCHGAGSPVPRDWTPYNEKMGRLEAFFDRTGSWRINFLGGEPLINPAFAEMVCRLSARHSISMTTNASVAFDKLFPDEVIRRFTDMRFSYHPIHENHRHYDELFEHNLAVLARNHVDCVVIYVLLPERIGNYEALVERFQKYGVRMGPNRLIGEHKGKLYPQAYTEEEEAWLENRFHDVHSRYMSEHSFHHPTMRPCRAGFTRFNMFLDSGRITPCEHQNFREVFNFLRDEPEAFAGKRLTQPQRCPMRTCYCGFHMDQEEFLATQDKFDLNNYPGWLQVCSLSPEGEAYWAEQELTFVHRLREALQGRQVYIWGAGVHTQKLLAILERKGFPLEAINGVVDSNPRKDGTSLNGHPVFFKERFLAELADRCTDIIISSATFEDEIYAQLHPLLGERVNLIRLYNGDLGCMAPI from the coding sequence ATGAGACAGGAACGCCCAGACCAACTGACCGCCGCCGTCAATTTGTGGCAGCACTGCAATTTCAACTGTTCTTTTTGTCATGGCGCCGGTTCGCCTGTCCCTCGGGACTGGACCCCCTATAATGAAAAGATGGGGCGCCTGGAAGCGTTTTTTGACCGCACCGGATCGTGGCGGATCAATTTCCTCGGCGGCGAGCCGCTGATCAACCCGGCCTTCGCCGAGATGGTCTGCCGCCTCTCCGCGCGGCACAGCATTTCCATGACGACAAACGCATCGGTGGCTTTTGACAAGCTCTTTCCCGATGAGGTGATCCGCCGTTTCACCGATATGCGCTTCTCCTATCATCCGATCCATGAAAATCATCGCCATTATGACGAGCTCTTTGAACACAACCTCGCCGTCCTCGCCAGGAATCATGTGGATTGCGTCGTCATCTATGTGCTGCTTCCCGAACGGATCGGTAACTATGAGGCGCTCGTCGAGCGCTTTCAGAAGTATGGCGTCCGCATGGGCCCCAACCGCCTCATCGGCGAACACAAGGGCAAGCTGTATCCACAGGCGTATACAGAGGAAGAAGAAGCCTGGCTGGAAAACCGCTTTCACGATGTCCACAGCCGATACATGAGCGAGCACAGCTTCCATCATCCCACGATGCGCCCTTGCCGCGCCGGTTTTACCCGGTTTAATATGTTTTTGGACAGCGGCCGTATAACGCCCTGTGAACATCAGAATTTCCGGGAGGTCTTCAATTTTCTCCGCGACGAGCCGGAGGCCTTCGCCGGCAAAAGACTGACACAGCCGCAACGCTGTCCCATGCGGACCTGTTACTGCGGTTTCCACATGGATCAGGAGGAATTCCTCGCCACACAGGACAAGTTTGATCTGAACAACTACCCCGGCTGGCTCCAGGTGTGCAGCCTGTCGCCGGAGGGAGAGGCTTACTGGGCCGAACAGGAGCTGACCTTTGTCCATCGCCTGCGGGAAGCATTGCAGGGGAGACAGGTGTACATCTGGGGCGCCGGCGTGCATACGCAAAAACTGTTGGCCATCCTGGAACGAAAAGGCTTCCCCCTGGAGGCCATCAACGGTGTCGTCGATTCCAATCCGCGCAAAGACGGAACGAGCCTGAACGGACACCCCGTTTTCTTTAAGGAGCGCTTTTTGGCGGAATTGGCGGACCGGTGCACCGATATCATCATCTCCTCGGCCACCTTCGAAGATGAGATCTATGCGCAGCTCCATCCCCTTTTGGGGGAGCGGGTGAACCTCATCCGCCTCTACAACGGGGATCTGGGCTGCATGGCGCCGATCTGA
- a CDS encoding SDR family oxidoreductase, whose amino-acid sequence MKKILLTGFSGYVGGIIGRFLEGTAELHTLSARCAPGERTWRCDLADREQVEAVASALSPDLIIHAAGLKDIALCEREPALAHAANAQSTLNLLEAFPRASRVIYISTDYVFDGHQGNYSETSPTYPATVYGQSKLAAEKIGMNSSDRFYVLRLAALYDSRSTFIRFLRGALSRGQSVDCYSDVCYGPTYYKDFLAMLHGMITRERLERRIYHVVGEPVSRYGFARAYAEIARFDPGLVRPSKRPADGCFLFPEMWLTDTLSRRELDVPRLSHSEALRQIHEEEISASV is encoded by the coding sequence ATGAAAAAGATTTTGCTGACCGGTTTTTCCGGCTATGTTGGCGGCATCATCGGCCGTTTTCTCGAGGGAACGGCGGAACTGCACACCCTGAGCGCCCGCTGTGCTCCGGGGGAACGGACCTGGCGCTGCGACCTCGCTGATCGAGAACAGGTGGAAGCTGTGGCGAGCGCCTTGTCGCCCGATCTGATCATCCACGCGGCAGGGTTGAAAGACATCGCGCTCTGCGAAAGGGAGCCGGCCCTCGCCCACGCCGCCAACGCGCAATCGACGCTCAACCTGCTGGAGGCTTTTCCCCGGGCTTCCCGGGTGATCTATATATCGACGGATTACGTTTTTGACGGTCATCAGGGCAATTACAGCGAGACATCCCCGACGTACCCGGCGACGGTGTACGGACAGAGCAAGCTGGCCGCCGAAAAGATCGGCATGAATTCGTCCGATCGCTTTTATGTGCTGCGGCTGGCGGCGCTCTATGACAGCCGGTCCACCTTTATCCGCTTTCTGCGCGGCGCCTTGAGCCGCGGACAGTCGGTGGACTGTTACAGCGATGTCTGCTACGGCCCGACCTATTACAAGGATTTCTTGGCGATGCTCCATGGGATGATCACGAGGGAGCGGTTAGAGCGGCGGATTTATCATGTCGTCGGAGAGCCGGTCAGCCGCTACGGCTTCGCCAGGGCGTACGCCGAGATTGCCCGTTTTGATCCCGGCCTCGTCCGTCCATCGAAGCGGCCTGCTGACGGGTGCTTTCTCTTTCCCGAGATGTGGCTCACCGATACACTGTCCCGGAGGGAACTGGACGTTCCAAGGCTGTCCCACAGCGAGGCCTTGCGGCAGATCCACGAAGAGGAAATTTCAGCAAGCGTCTAG
- a CDS encoding phosphohexomutase domain-containing protein: MGGSPFKAYDIRGRVPDELNEDLAYRIGRAYVQLFPAKQVVVGYDVRPSSPGLARALAEGLTDGGCDVIHIGCCGTEQVYFATFHWKLDGGIMVTASHNPGDYNGMKLVRSEARPISGDSGLRELEALALGEGKPSETHGETTSETIRETSQGHGHGVKPKKGRILHRDDLMQPYVAHLLSYIDRSTLRPMKVVVNSGNGCAGPVIDALEAHLPFQFVKVHHQPDGAFPNGIPNPLLPENRLSTAQAVREAGADLGIAWDGDFDRCFLFDEQGRFIEGYYLVGLLGQAFARRSPNARIIHDPRLTWNTQEMVMEAGGIPVQSKTGHAFIKERMRIEDALYGGEMSAHHYFRDFAYCDSGMIPWLLVVETMCRRGKTLSALVAERMERFPCSGEINRRVADPGEVLARIEAAFATGGVIDRTDGLSVEFPDWRFNLRASNTEPLLRLNVETRADEKLLRQKTEEILAAIDGKGREG, from the coding sequence GTGGGAGGAAGCCCTTTTAAGGCCTATGACATCCGCGGCCGCGTCCCTGACGAACTGAATGAGGATCTGGCCTATCGCATTGGCCGGGCCTATGTCCAACTCTTTCCGGCGAAGCAGGTCGTCGTGGGCTATGATGTGCGCCCATCCAGTCCCGGCTTGGCGAGGGCGCTCGCAGAAGGGTTGACCGACGGCGGCTGTGATGTCATCCATATCGGCTGTTGCGGAACCGAGCAGGTCTACTTCGCCACCTTCCACTGGAAGCTGGATGGGGGGATCATGGTCACCGCCAGCCACAACCCCGGTGATTACAATGGCATGAAGCTGGTCCGTTCCGAGGCGCGTCCCATCAGCGGCGATAGCGGCTTGCGCGAATTGGAGGCGCTCGCCCTGGGGGAAGGGAAGCCCAGTGAGACGCATGGGGAGACGACCAGTGAGACGATCAGGGAGACATCGCAGGGGCATGGCCACGGCGTGAAGCCGAAAAAGGGGCGGATCCTGCACCGGGACGACCTGATGCAACCTTATGTGGCTCACCTTCTCTCCTATATCGATAGGTCAACCCTCCGGCCGATGAAGGTGGTCGTCAACAGCGGCAATGGGTGCGCGGGACCGGTTATCGACGCCCTGGAAGCGCATCTGCCCTTCCAGTTTGTCAAGGTCCACCATCAGCCTGACGGCGCCTTTCCCAACGGCATCCCCAATCCGCTGCTGCCGGAGAATCGGCTCTCGACGGCGCAGGCTGTCCGGGAGGCCGGCGCTGACCTGGGCATCGCCTGGGACGGTGACTTTGATCGCTGCTTTCTCTTTGACGAGCAGGGGCGCTTTATCGAAGGCTACTACCTCGTGGGCTTGCTCGGTCAAGCCTTTGCCCGGCGTAGCCCCAACGCCAGGATCATTCATGACCCGCGCCTGACCTGGAACACGCAGGAGATGGTGATGGAGGCTGGCGGGATTCCGGTGCAGTCGAAGACAGGCCACGCGTTCATCAAGGAGCGCATGCGCATCGAGGACGCCCTCTACGGCGGAGAGATGTCTGCCCACCACTACTTTCGCGATTTTGCCTACTGTGACAGCGGGATGATCCCCTGGCTGCTGGTCGTCGAGACCATGTGCCGGCGAGGGAAGACACTGTCAGCCCTTGTGGCGGAACGGATGGAGCGGTTCCCTTGCAGCGGTGAGATTAACCGCCGGGTGGCTGATCCCGGCGAGGTGTTGGCCCGCATCGAGGCGGCCTTTGCGACGGGAGGGGTCATCGACCGCACCGACGGCCTCAGTGTCGAATTCCCGGACTGGCGCTTCAACCTGCGGGCCTCTAATACGGAACCGTTGCTCCGGCTGAACGTAGAGACGCGGGCGGATGAAAAATTGCTCCGTCAAAAAACGGAGGAGATCCTGGCGGCGATCGACGGGAAAGGACGTGAAGGATGA
- a CDS encoding mannose-1-phosphate guanylyltransferase/mannose-6-phosphate isomerase, translating into MKVVVLAGGGGTRLFPLSRQDYPKQFLTIGGEMSLLAQTIHRFLRVVEPRDIVVVTNHAYYHHVQIELRKWGVEQAHVILEPDARNTAPAIALSARYCLDLLGCSPDEVLFVAPSDHLVRPEEAYAEKIREAVQVAQEGRIVTFGIQPTKAETGYGYIQAGEARDNGFAVRRFTEKPDRARAEAFLAEGGYYWNSGMFAFTIGCLVEEIEAHQPDLAQLLRLPFEEMLGRFAESPSISIDNAVAEKSSRVVVLPFSLYWNDIGCWDAIFEALPKDTEGNVVAGDCIPFQCRETLLMSNGRLVAGIGLEDTLVVETPDVIVVARRGESQKIKEVVDQLKQRKRREAVEHPTQYRPWGSFTILVDAEGHKVKRIVVQPGQRLSLQLHYHRSEHWVVLEGTARVTIGDEVRMIHENESIFVPKSTRHRLENPGKVPLVIIEVQNGIYLEEDDIVRFNDEYGRN; encoded by the coding sequence ATGAAAGTGGTCGTATTAGCCGGAGGCGGGGGGACACGCCTTTTTCCCTTGTCCCGTCAGGACTATCCGAAGCAGTTTCTGACGATCGGCGGAGAGATGTCCTTGCTTGCCCAGACGATACACCGCTTCCTGCGCGTCGTTGAGCCCAGGGATATCGTCGTTGTCACCAACCATGCCTATTATCACCATGTGCAGATCGAACTGCGCAAATGGGGCGTTGAGCAGGCCCATGTGATCCTGGAACCGGACGCGCGCAACACGGCGCCTGCCATCGCCCTCAGCGCCCGCTATTGTCTCGATCTGCTGGGCTGTTCCCCCGATGAGGTCTTGTTTGTCGCCCCGTCGGACCATCTCGTGAGGCCGGAAGAGGCATATGCGGAGAAGATCCGGGAGGCCGTCCAGGTTGCTCAGGAAGGACGGATTGTCACCTTCGGCATTCAACCGACGAAGGCCGAAACAGGGTACGGCTATATCCAGGCGGGGGAAGCAAGGGACAACGGCTTCGCCGTCCGGCGCTTTACCGAAAAGCCTGATCGCGCCCGCGCCGAGGCCTTTCTCGCTGAGGGCGGCTATTACTGGAATTCGGGGATGTTTGCCTTCACCATCGGTTGCCTCGTCGAGGAGATCGAAGCGCACCAGCCCGACCTAGCCCAACTCCTGCGCCTGCCCTTCGAAGAGATGCTGGGGCGGTTCGCGGAATCGCCGTCGATCTCCATCGATAACGCTGTGGCTGAAAAGTCCTCTCGCGTGGTCGTGCTCCCCTTTTCGTTATACTGGAATGACATCGGCTGCTGGGACGCTATCTTTGAAGCGTTGCCGAAAGACACCGAGGGCAATGTTGTGGCGGGAGACTGTATCCCCTTCCAATGCCGTGAGACGCTGCTGATGAGCAATGGGCGACTGGTGGCCGGCATCGGTCTGGAAGACACGCTGGTGGTGGAGACGCCCGATGTTATCGTCGTCGCCCGCCGCGGCGAGTCCCAGAAGATCAAGGAAGTCGTCGACCAGTTGAAACAGCGCAAACGGCGGGAGGCGGTGGAGCATCCCACCCAGTACCGGCCCTGGGGGAGCTTCACCATCCTCGTCGACGCTGAGGGACATAAGGTGAAGCGCATTGTCGTCCAGCCGGGCCAGCGGTTGAGCTTGCAACTGCACTACCACCGGTCAGAACACTGGGTGGTTCTGGAAGGGACGGCGCGGGTGACGATCGGCGACGAGGTGCGGATGATCCATGAGAACGAAAGCATCTTTGTGCCAAAGTCGACCCGTCACCGTCTTGAAAATCCGGGGAAAGTCCCCTTGGTGATCATCGAGGTGCAAAACGGCATCTACCTCGAGGAAGACGACATTGTCCGCTTTAACGATGAATACGGCAGGAACTAA
- a CDS encoding glycosyltransferase family 2 protein has translation MELVSVVILNWNRRDDLREGLTRLREQPYRPIEVIVVDNGSSDDSVAMVQADFPEVKIIEIGANIGVEAYNHGFRQARGDYVVILDDDSFPAHDAIARMVERFREDPRLGVVAFDVRSYVQFEEWLRRREMTGEIRSAGTEQATGQQKAAEPEYYMSFNGAGAGVRRSVMEKAGYYPGEFFLYMNEMDMAFRIWDAGYRIRFFPDIISYHKASPTNRQSWRAPFFYTRNLFWLVWKNQPLLPAWLLTLRLFYYCVYFSLEQQTGIYLKAAWAAVVQLPMILRLRKPVRDEVARKLRVPYRVNFTFYR, from the coding sequence GTGGAACTGGTTTCAGTCGTCATTCTCAATTGGAACCGCCGGGACGACCTGCGCGAAGGGCTGACCCGGCTTAGGGAGCAGCCCTACCGGCCCATCGAGGTGATCGTCGTGGACAACGGCTCCTCCGATGACAGCGTGGCCATGGTGCAGGCCGATTTCCCGGAGGTCAAGATCATCGAGATCGGCGCCAACATCGGCGTTGAGGCCTATAACCACGGTTTTCGCCAAGCTCGCGGCGACTATGTGGTCATCCTGGACGACGATTCTTTTCCCGCCCATGACGCGATCGCCCGCATGGTGGAGCGATTTCGGGAGGATCCCCGCCTTGGCGTGGTCGCTTTCGATGTGCGCAGCTATGTTCAGTTTGAGGAGTGGCTTCGCCGCCGCGAAATGACCGGAGAGATAAGGTCAGCGGGAACGGAACAAGCGACAGGGCAGCAAAAGGCGGCAGAACCGGAGTATTACATGAGCTTCAACGGCGCCGGCGCGGGGGTGCGCCGGTCGGTCATGGAGAAAGCCGGCTACTATCCCGGCGAATTTTTTCTTTACATGAATGAGATGGATATGGCCTTTCGGATCTGGGACGCCGGTTACCGGATCCGGTTTTTTCCCGATATCATCTCTTACCATAAGGCGTCGCCGACCAACCGCCAGTCCTGGCGGGCGCCTTTTTTCTACACGCGGAATCTCTTCTGGCTCGTCTGGAAAAACCAGCCGCTCCTACCTGCCTGGCTGTTGACGTTGCGCCTCTTCTATTACTGTGTCTATTTCTCCCTGGAGCAGCAGACAGGGATCTATCTGAAAGCGGCCTGGGCGGCGGTGGTCCAACTGCCCATGATCCTGCGCTTGCGCAAGCCTGTGCGAGATGAGGTGGCCAGGAAGCTGCGGGTGCCCTATCGCGTCAATTTCACCTTCTACCGGTAA
- a CDS encoding glycosyltransferase, which translates to MRILMVGMLSSLYIKDCWIRPMKALYRPTFVDITPIQAACRRGVLEAYLHELLRRTRFDCFFFYSDGIQQELSDEFFEVVRQSGLPIIAFHADDEPEVWYRKNEPVDHRYDLIATHSRRGLQRRLEKGWGERTLYLPWGFNPQVFRPIPNSPKRYDVVYIGKNLFSNNIFSSDHESYSRQEILVELYRHCREAGLNFRVFGSGWDKHPVLRDCYGGVLSTEEMVETYNQSRIVFNVGFSADGDPRGYQTKLRHFEVAGCGALQITNRNPELAELFREGEEILFFDDLQDLKEKVRYYLQHADEREAIAARMGESAHRAHTTTHRLQALFSRASQLCLTGGVNGACRGVQRGGGTETAADFRSPDVTGCDGMVRQVFFADRDEASRLLAAWREEPGDDSRYVHFLAGDFVVENVEYSLVRSSLETGQAPVIAVRTFLETRKLDDNKVQRWKENICGVVVPELLPPQALRQELKELVGRRLPGFVSDEGLRPLVNYLIHPSLAKDWLAAFLADDASLFRRWKADYTGMIVNDLRVDAAADGVICERPFIEKLRPLLRRWQENDQSVMFYGAQGLMAANVAEILPDYPGLRLLGFVDRRLAGKQVYGYPVYGYDDLARLRPDLLIIAAEQSGPAIYRSVSHLRSQMAIVPLYDLAAPVWDVLSV; encoded by the coding sequence TTGCGCATCTTGATGGTGGGCATGCTGTCCAGCCTCTATATCAAAGACTGCTGGATCAGACCGATGAAAGCGCTCTATCGCCCTACCTTTGTCGATATCACGCCCATTCAGGCCGCCTGCCGGCGAGGGGTCCTGGAGGCATACCTCCATGAATTGCTGCGGCGGACGAGGTTTGACTGCTTCTTTTTCTACTCCGACGGCATTCAGCAGGAGCTTTCCGATGAATTTTTCGAGGTCGTCCGCCAGAGCGGGCTGCCGATTATTGCCTTTCACGCCGATGATGAACCGGAGGTATGGTACCGGAAAAACGAGCCCGTCGATCACCGCTACGATCTGATCGCCACTCACTCCCGGCGGGGGTTGCAGCGTCGTTTGGAGAAGGGGTGGGGGGAACGAACCCTATACCTGCCCTGGGGGTTCAATCCTCAGGTCTTCCGGCCCATCCCGAACAGCCCGAAGCGGTATGACGTCGTCTACATCGGTAAGAACCTGTTCAGCAACAACATCTTTTCGTCAGACCATGAGAGCTATTCGCGGCAGGAGATCCTCGTCGAACTCTATCGGCACTGCCGCGAGGCGGGATTGAACTTCCGGGTCTTCGGTTCAGGCTGGGATAAACATCCGGTGCTGCGAGACTGCTACGGAGGCGTTCTCTCGACGGAAGAGATGGTGGAGACCTATAACCAGTCGCGCATCGTCTTCAATGTCGGCTTTTCCGCTGACGGCGATCCCCGGGGCTATCAGACGAAACTGCGTCACTTTGAGGTGGCCGGCTGCGGCGCCTTACAGATCACGAACCGCAATCCCGAACTGGCGGAACTGTTCCGGGAAGGCGAAGAGATCCTCTTCTTCGATGACCTTCAGGACTTGAAAGAGAAAGTCCGCTACTATCTGCAACATGCCGACGAGCGGGAAGCGATCGCCGCACGCATGGGCGAGAGCGCCCACCGCGCCCATACGACGACCCACCGCCTCCAGGCGCTCTTCAGCCGGGCGTCCCAACTCTGCCTAACAGGCGGCGTCAATGGGGCATGCCGGGGCGTTCAGCGTGGTGGAGGAACCGAGACTGCGGCAGACTTCCGTTCCCCCGATGTCACTGGTTGTGACGGGATGGTTCGACAGGTCTTTTTCGCTGACCGCGATGAGGCGAGCCGCCTGCTGGCGGCCTGGCGGGAAGAGCCGGGCGATGACAGCCGCTATGTCCACTTTCTCGCCGGCGATTTTGTGGTCGAAAACGTGGAGTACAGTCTGGTCCGCTCCTCCCTGGAGACTGGCCAGGCGCCGGTAATCGCTGTCCGAACCTTCCTGGAGACGCGCAAGCTCGATGACAACAAGGTGCAGCGCTGGAAGGAGAACATCTGCGGTGTCGTCGTGCCGGAGTTGCTGCCGCCGCAGGCGCTCCGACAGGAACTGAAGGAACTTGTGGGCCGTCGACTCCCCGGCTTTGTCTCGGATGAGGGGTTGCGGCCGCTCGTCAACTACCTGATCCACCCTTCCCTGGCGAAGGATTGGCTGGCTGCCTTTCTGGCTGACGACGCCTCCCTTTTCCGCCGCTGGAAGGCGGACTATACGGGCATGATCGTCAACGACCTGCGCGTCGACGCTGCTGCAGACGGTGTCATCTGTGAACGTCCCTTTATCGAAAAGCTCCGGCCGCTGCTGCGCCGTTGGCAGGAGAACGATCAGTCGGTGATGTTCTACGGCGCTCAGGGGTTGATGGCGGCCAATGTGGCCGAGATACTGCCCGATTACCCCGGCTTGCGGTTGCTGGGCTTTGTGGACCGTCGCCTGGCTGGAAAGCAGGTCTACGGTTATCCCGTCTACGGTTATGACGATCTGGCGCGACTGCGTCCGGATCTGTTGATCATTGCGGCGGAGCAATCCGGTCCCGCCATCTACCGGAGTGTCAGCCATCTGCGCAGCCAGATGGCGATCGTGCCGCTCTACGACCTGGCTGCGCCTGTTTGGGATGTCCTTTCGGTCTGA
- a CDS encoding B12-binding domain-containing radical SAM protein: MRILLANLPWHKLPEGEQPGWRGIRAGSRWPHTFPYYGGDLIGGYMPFPFYLATASSLLKAAGFEVAFRDSIALGESYDDFYAFARSFRPDLVVVETSTPSVNHDLAEAGKLKEMLPGLRAVFCGIHAELEEERYFAGRREIDFVLYGEYERPLLSLAQALREGADLSLVGNLLYRQAGEVCKTACGPLPDLKEFPWPERDDRLAGRYVDVGIGLEQPQLQMHASRGCPFGCIFCVWPQVVYRSRRYRKRDPEDVVAEIEANLKRYPYRSIYFDDDTFNVDLAHILAIARLMKARGLHHIPWGAMGRADLMTREALIELKEAGLHSIKYGVESGDPKVLDEIGKRMQLKKVIEMVAFTREIGIKAHLTFTIGLPSDTAESIEGTIDLACRLDAESLQFSIATPFPGTKMYEIYERKGWLITKNWADYDGAAKAVSRTERFSGEELENYVKLAYSRWAEAKIRRALGAPAFQTALAAQLAERLAPGDRLVVLQSANINLTLALVAALKKSPFEIHVLTHERFAPAFVPLLDESRLHLFRNTGDFRIAALKDWALALRTAHDFKGAVVPYTNPDGANYEEVEQVALTVAPIIAAGVNMEGRLIR, translated from the coding sequence TTGCGCATTTTATTGGCGAATCTCCCCTGGCACAAGCTGCCCGAAGGGGAACAACCGGGTTGGCGCGGGATCCGCGCCGGCTCTCGCTGGCCGCACACCTTCCCTTACTACGGCGGAGACCTAATCGGCGGCTATATGCCCTTTCCCTTTTACCTGGCCACCGCCAGTTCCCTCCTAAAAGCGGCCGGGTTCGAGGTGGCTTTTCGCGATTCCATCGCGCTAGGGGAGAGCTATGACGACTTTTACGCCTTTGCGCGGTCGTTCCGGCCTGACCTGGTCGTTGTGGAGACATCGACGCCGAGCGTCAACCACGACCTGGCGGAAGCGGGGAAGCTGAAAGAGATGCTGCCGGGGTTGCGCGCCGTCTTCTGCGGGATCCACGCCGAACTGGAAGAGGAACGATATTTCGCCGGGAGGCGCGAAATCGACTTTGTTCTGTACGGGGAGTATGAACGGCCGTTGTTGTCTTTAGCGCAGGCGCTCCGCGAAGGCGCCGACCTGTCCCTTGTGGGCAACCTTCTCTACCGGCAAGCGGGGGAGGTATGCAAGACCGCCTGCGGTCCGCTCCCCGATTTGAAGGAGTTCCCCTGGCCGGAGCGGGATGACCGGCTGGCAGGCAGGTATGTGGATGTGGGGATTGGCCTGGAACAGCCGCAGTTGCAAATGCATGCCTCGCGGGGATGTCCCTTCGGATGCATCTTCTGCGTCTGGCCCCAGGTCGTCTATCGAAGCCGTCGCTACCGCAAACGGGACCCCGAGGATGTAGTCGCCGAGATCGAAGCCAATCTGAAGCGGTACCCCTACCGGAGCATCTACTTTGACGATGACACCTTCAATGTCGACCTTGCCCATATCCTTGCCATCGCCCGGTTGATGAAGGCGCGGGGTCTGCACCACATCCCCTGGGGGGCCATGGGACGGGCGGACCTGATGACCCGGGAGGCGTTGATAGAACTGAAAGAGGCCGGTTTGCACAGCATCAAGTACGGCGTTGAGTCGGGCGACCCCAAGGTGCTCGACGAGATCGGCAAGCGGATGCAACTGAAAAAGGTGATCGAGATGGTCGCCTTCACCCGAGAGATCGGGATCAAGGCCCACCTGACCTTCACCATCGGCCTGCCCAGCGATACAGCGGAAAGCATCGAGGGAACCATCGATCTGGCCTGCCGCCTGGATGCGGAATCGCTGCAGTTCTCCATCGCCACGCCCTTTCCAGGGACAAAGATGTACGAGATCTATGAGCGAAAGGGCTGGTTGATCACGAAAAATTGGGCCGATTATGACGGCGCCGCAAAAGCCGTTTCCAGGACAGAACGATTCTCCGGCGAGGAGTTGGAGAACTACGTCAAGCTCGCCTACAGCCGGTGGGCGGAGGCCAAGATCCGGCGCGCCCTCGGCGCCCCGGCTTTTCAAACGGCCCTGGCAGCGCAACTGGCGGAACGGCTCGCGCCGGGCGATCGGCTGGTCGTCCTGCAGTCGGCCAACATCAACCTCACCCTGGCTCTCGTTGCGGCGCTGAAAAAGAGCCCCTTTGAGATCCATGTGCTCACCCATGAGCGTTTTGCCCCTGCTTTTGTTCCCTTACTCGACGAGAGCCGCCTGCATCTGTTCCGGAATACGGGTGACTTTCGCATTGCCGCCCTTAAGGACTGGGCCCTTGCGTTGCGGACAGCCCATGATTTCAAAGGCGCCGTGGTGCCCTACACCAACCCGGACGGCGCCAATTATGAAGAGGTGGAGCAGGTGGCCTTGACGGTGGCGCCGATCATCGCCGCCGGTGTCAACATGGAAGGCAGATTAATCAGGTAA